A genomic segment from Thermodesulfobacteriota bacterium encodes:
- a CDS encoding sigma-70 family RNA polymerase sigma factor, protein MNEAQLVGQAREGDFRAFEALVNVSEGKVYGHLLRLMGNPDDARDLLQETYLSAYRHLGSFKGDSAFTTWVYRIATNHALMRLRKKQPESVGLDEIAVPSHEELKGRTISDWAINPREAVLRKEVRRVLDRAIQALPPTYRAVVVLRDIQDLDTRETAEILGISEGAVKTRLHRARIFLRELLGPYFEEDVPGGGTTAA, encoded by the coding sequence ATGAACGAAGCGCAATTGGTGGGGCAGGCCCGCGAGGGGGACTTCCGCGCGTTCGAGGCACTGGTGAACGTATCGGAGGGGAAGGTGTACGGGCACCTTCTGCGCCTCATGGGCAACCCGGACGACGCCCGGGACCTGTTGCAGGAGACGTATCTGAGCGCCTACCGCCACCTCGGTTCCTTCAAGGGAGATTCAGCGTTCACCACCTGGGTGTACCGCATCGCCACCAATCACGCCCTGATGCGGCTGCGCAAGAAGCAGCCGGAGAGCGTGGGGCTCGACGAGATTGCCGTGCCCAGCCACGAAGAGCTCAAGGGGCGCACCATCTCGGACTGGGCCATCAACCCCCGGGAAGCCGTACTGCGCAAGGAGGTTCGACGCGTGCTGGATCGGGCCATCCAGGCGCTTCCGCCCACGTACCGCGCCGTGGTGGTCCTGCGCGACATCCAGGACCTGGACACGCGCGAGACCGCAGAGATTCTCGGAATCTCGGAAGGCGCGGTGAAGACCCGGCTGCACCGGGCACGGATCTTCTTGCGAGAACTTCTCGGGCCCTACTTCGAAGAGGACGTGCCGGGGGGGGGGACGACAGCCGCATGA
- a CDS encoding zf-HC2 domain-containing protein gives MTGSLSCKEILDNLSAYIDAELDPSLCEEIRRHMAGCDPCVAFLNTLEKTVVLYRGCAEQDDLPREVHIDLHRFLRERCRASSEE, from the coding sequence ATGACCGGTTCGCTGAGCTGCAAAGAGATCCTGGACAACCTCTCTGCGTACATCGACGCAGAGCTCGATCCGAGCCTGTGCGAGGAGATCCGCCGGCACATGGCGGGGTGCGACCCCTGCGTGGCATTCCTCAACACCCTGGAGAAGACGGTGGTGCTCTACCGCGGGTGCGCCGAGCAGGACGACCTGCCCCGGGAGGTACACATCGATCTGCACCGGTTCCTGCGCGAGCGTTGCCGCGCTTCCTCGGAGGAGTAG